TTTCATGCAGTTTTTAACAAGATCATCACTCAAACGAGCACCATCATCATATCCATGCATATCTTCGTAAAGGCCCTGCCCGTTACCGCCGCCAATCGGCAGATCGATTGCCCGGACCTCTTGACCAACATGCGAGGTAAATTTCCCCGTTTCCTGGATCTTGTCATTGATAGTAAGTTCCCCATTCGAAATGAAGTTAAGCAACCATCTTCCGATGTTACGTGCAGAAGCATCGGCTTTCATTCTGGCTTTGCCCTGGCCATTGGCAAGCATGTATGGAATGTGGGCAACCGTTTCCGCCGAAGCTTGCCCTATCTCATCAAGGACCAACAGGTTGTCATCGTGCAGGACGGCTGTGTTCTCTATCGCGTTATGAGTGCTGTTCCATTGTCTCATGAAGCCTTTGTGCCCTCCACCACCACAAACACTCCCGGCCACATGAGCAGCCGTAGATTTCCCCGCAGAGGACGATCCGTATATATGAAGACCTCCACCCTCGAAACCGCAGGGTCTCAGCAATGGCCCGGTCAACGCATAACAGGTCAGCAGAACAAGCAGGGAATTTCCTCGACAATATTTCCCAACATTTTCTTTCCAATCGTCAAGTGAGCCAGCAACCTGATGCAAATTGGCCAGACTACTCTCAAAATAAATCTCATCCCCAAATGGCTCACCAAAAATAGCGTCGGGCAGCATATATGTGTCTCCTTGCCACCCAACCTTATTGATCCGAAGAAACAATTTACCGGCCGGGGAACTCGTCCTCAGATACTCCATGAAAAGTGATTG
This genomic window from Spartobacteria bacterium contains:
- a CDS encoding DUF927 domain-containing protein, which codes for FSQGYDGYSEEETDKKIRQWQVSTKSLSCSYLKELHDCGKNCGVSSPRYLWQKQHAQNVRSASDFILNEDGVYYVSDQEASDNKQFICTPLKVLGKLRTPESLEWSRLVEFRAPDGTEKKVVINMRDCVGRGDVVRAQLSDHGVEFSNETKAQSLFMEYLRTSSPAGKLFLRINKVGWQGDTYMLPDAIFGEPFGDEIYFESSLANLHQVAGSLDDWKENVGKYCRGNSLLVLLTCYALTGPLLRPCGFEGGGLHIYGSSSAGKSTAAHVAGSVCGGGGHKGFMRQWNSTHNAIENTAVLHDDNLLVLDEIGQASAETVAHIPYMLANGQGKARMKADASARNIGRWLLNFISNGELTINDKIQETGKFTSHVGQEVRAIDLPIGGGNGQGLYEDMHGYDDGARLSDDLVKNCMKYYGSPLRAFLTAFCGSCIEEKQRHIELINEKAQKFVQENCPAEASGQIRRVCRKFGLIA